In the Azospirillum humicireducens genome, GCGCACCGGCGGATCGCGCGGCCACAGCGACTCCGGCTCCTCCATCCGCAGCACCTCGGCCGGCAGGGTGGGGCCGTCCTTCAGCGTGACGCTGCGGCGCAGCGTCTCCAGCGCCTCGTCGGTCGGGATACCTTCCACCTGCACCCAATAGGTCTTCGGCATCTTGTTGGCCGGCGAGGCGATCCGGGCGATCAGCGGGCCGTCGTCGCTCAGCGCCAGCAGCCCCTCGCTGTCGCGGTCGAGCCGGCCAGCGGCATAGACCCCCTTCACCGGCACCAGCTCCGCCAGGGTCGGGCGGCCCTGGCCGTCGGTGAATTGCGGCAGCACGCCATAGGGCTTGTTCAGCAGGATCAGGCGCGGCACGGGCATGCGTC is a window encoding:
- a CDS encoding pseudouridine synthase, which codes for MPRLILLNKPYGVLPQFTDGQGRPTLAELVPVKGVYAAGRLDRDSEGLLALSDDGPLIARIASPANKMPKTYWVQVEGIPTDEALETLRRSVTLKDGPTLPAEVLRMEEPESLWPRDPPVRYRAAIPTSWIALTLREGRNRQVRRMTAAVGFPTLRLIRWSIGDWTLDGLAPGQWREVPQPPATPTKGPKAPAPTGKRPPVKPRRTAAPRSAPSRSRSR